Proteins encoded within one genomic window of Methanosarcina barkeri str. Wiesmoor:
- the nadA gene encoding quinolinate synthase NadA — protein sequence MQQAELIERIKELKIKRNAVILAHYYSRPEVQDIADFVGDSLGLSQEAVRQTADVIVFCGVHFMGESAAILCPDKTVLLPEIDATCPMADMVDIEGLRREKEKHPNAVVVCYVNSSAAIKAESYICCTSANAVEVVNSLEAEKVIFVPDKNLAAYVESRTDKKIIPWEGHCPTHHQILREDVLKMKEKHPEAKFIAHPECRPEVLELADHIASTRGMIMYAKNSPAKEFIIGTECGLLHGLHKAAPEKKYYCVSEFACCPSMKMVNLEKVLVSLEKVQHVVTVPYNVRTRAKEALDRMLAVKIR from the coding sequence ATGCAGCAAGCAGAGTTAATAGAAAGGATCAAAGAACTCAAAATAAAACGAAATGCAGTTATTCTTGCTCATTATTATTCCCGTCCTGAGGTTCAGGATATTGCAGATTTTGTAGGAGACTCTCTGGGCCTTAGCCAGGAGGCTGTCCGTCAGACTGCTGATGTAATTGTTTTTTGCGGCGTCCATTTTATGGGAGAAAGCGCTGCAATTCTATGTCCTGATAAAACGGTCCTCCTGCCGGAAATTGATGCCACCTGCCCTATGGCAGACATGGTGGATATTGAAGGTCTCAGGAGAGAAAAAGAAAAGCATCCTAATGCCGTGGTGGTCTGCTATGTTAACAGCTCGGCTGCGATCAAGGCCGAGTCTTACATCTGCTGTACGTCTGCAAATGCCGTTGAGGTGGTAAACTCTCTGGAAGCTGAGAAGGTTATTTTTGTGCCTGATAAAAATCTGGCTGCTTATGTCGAATCTCGGACTGACAAAAAAATTATACCCTGGGAGGGACACTGTCCAACGCACCATCAGATCCTGAGAGAGGATGTCCTGAAAATGAAGGAAAAGCACCCAGAAGCAAAGTTTATTGCACACCCCGAATGCCGCCCCGAGGTTCTGGAGCTTGCAGACCATATTGCAAGCACACGAGGGATGATAATGTATGCAAAAAACTCTCCTGCAAAAGAGTTCATTATAGGTACGGAATGTGGACTTCTTCATGGGTTACATAAAGCAGCTCCCGAAAAGAAATATTATTGCGTTTCGGAATTTGCCTGCTGCCCGAGCATGAAAATGGTTAATCTTGAAAAAGTCCTGGTCTCTCTTGAAAAAGTCCAGCACGTAGTCACTGTCCCATACAATGTGAGGACCAGAGCAAAAGAAGCACTTGACCGAATGCTCGCGGTAAAAATTCGATAA
- a CDS encoding PGF-pre-PGF domain-containing protein yields the protein MKAGFCNSLFYILLIMLTILGMAPGMVHALGDNESSVSDSGSSDTGDSVSDSGSSDTGDSVSDSGSSDTGDSVSDSGSSDTGDSVSDSGSSDTGDSDTDKVDSGSSDGSSDSGSSDSSSDSDLSDGNSDSDSSDSSSDSDLSDGSSDSGSSDSSSDSGLDDGNSNNSPDDGNSDSGLDDGNSNNSPDDGNSDSGLDDGNSNNSPDDGNSDSDLSDGSSDSGSNDSNSDSGLDDGNSDTSPDDGNSDSGPNNGSSDSDSNDKNSDSGSNDSNSDSSLDNGNSSTSPDAGNSDSGLDDGNSGTSSDDKNSTSDSDNVDSSKGDSDSGSGDSDTKNSDTGNSDTNQDTGNSETQNSDTVSSDNGNSDTQNSDNTSSDSGDSDTQNSDNTSSDNGSSDTGNEDSGSSGSGSSGSGSSGSGSSGSGSGGSGMNLVSSEPATNIAAQELSIMSIVSGYPVQFDFTKNATCIVNIEFDPKKTFRKTTTVVEELKNRSTLVQTSPEGTVYKYVNIWVGDRGAGLPTSINSGFVEFKVEKAWIKDNNISETQVVLQRYDSNWQPLYTEKVGEDDNYIYFKSETPGYSFFAITEYTGQNLMNINGAEKIQETLRNLGNEGKAALYGNAGNNSSRIKNPMGTARILMAISLPLFMLLVGYGIFKKKI from the coding sequence ATGAAAGCCGGTTTTTGTAATTCACTATTTTATATATTATTGATAATGCTAACAATCCTTGGAATGGCTCCCGGAATGGTACATGCTCTAGGAGACAACGAAAGCTCAGTCTCAGATAGTGGAAGCTCAGATACAGGAGATTCAGTCTCAGACAGCGGAAGTTCAGATACAGGAGATTCAGTCTCAGACAGTGGAAGTTCAGATACAGGAGATTCAGTCTCAGACAGCGGAAGTTCAGATACAGGAGATTCAGTCTCAGACAGCGGAAGTTCAGATACAGGAGATTCAGACACGGACAAAGTGGATTCTGGCTCAAGTGATGGAAGTTCCGATTCTGGCTCGAGTGATAGTAGTTCAGACTCAGACTTAAGTGATGGAAATTCCGATTCTGACTCAAGTGATAGTAGTTCAGACTCAGACTTAAGTGATGGAAGTTCAGATTCTGGCTCAAGTGATAGTAGTTCAGATTCAGGGTTAGATGATGGAAATTCAAACAATAGCCCAGATGATGGTAATTCAGATTCAGGGTTAGATGATGGAAATTCAAACAATAGCCCAGATGATGGTAATTCAGACTCAGGGTTAGATGATGGAAATTCAAACAATAGCCCAGATGATGGCAATTCAGACTCAGACTTAAGTGATGGAAGTTCAGATTCTGGCTCGAATGATAGTAACTCAGATTCAGGGTTAGACGATGGAAATTCAGACACTAGCCCAGATGATGGTAATTCAGATTCAGGCCCAAATAATGGGAGTTCAGATTCAGACTCAAATGATAAAAATTCCGATTCTGGCTCGAATGATAGTAATTCAGATTCCAGCTTAGACAATGGAAATTCAAGCACTAGTCCTGATGCCGGTAATTCTGATTCCGGCTTAGACGATGGAAATTCGGGCACTAGCTCGGATGATAAAAATTCAACTTCCGATTCAGATAACGTAGATTCTAGCAAAGGAGATTCAGACTCAGGTAGCGGTGACTCAGATACCAAAAATTCAGATACTGGAAATTCAGACACAAATCAGGATACTGGAAATTCAGAAACCCAAAATTCAGATACCGTAAGTTCAGATAATGGAAATTCTGATACCCAAAATTCGGATAACACAAGTTCAGATAGTGGGGATTCTGATACCCAAAATTCGGATAACACAAGTTCAGATAACGGGAGTTCAGATACTGGAAATGAGGATTCAGGTTCTAGTGGTTCAGGTTCTAGTGGTTCAGGTTCTAGTGGTTCAGGTTCTAGTGGTTCAGGTTCTGGTGGTTCGGGTATGAATCTTGTTTCCAGCGAGCCAGCAACCAATATTGCTGCTCAGGAACTTTCTATCATGAGTATCGTGAGTGGCTATCCTGTCCAGTTCGATTTTACAAAAAATGCCACGTGCATTGTAAATATTGAATTTGATCCTAAGAAAACATTCAGAAAAACAACAACAGTTGTAGAAGAACTTAAAAACAGATCCACCCTTGTCCAGACCTCTCCTGAAGGCACAGTATATAAATATGTGAATATCTGGGTAGGAGATCGTGGAGCAGGGCTTCCGACTTCCATTAATAGTGGGTTTGTAGAGTTTAAGGTTGAGAAGGCATGGATCAAAGATAATAATATTAGTGAGACTCAGGTAGTCCTTCAAAGATATGATAGTAACTGGCAGCCACTTTACACGGAAAAAGTTGGAGAAGATGATAATTATATTTACTTTAAATCGGAAACTCCTGGCTATTCCTTCTTTGCAATAACGGAATATACCGGGCAAAATCTAATGAATATCAATGGGGCTGAAAAAATACAGGAAACCCTGAGAAATCTGGGAAACGAAGGAAAAGCAGCTCTTTACGGAAATGCAGGAAATAATAGCAGTAGGATAAAGAATCCAATGGGAACAGCAAGGATACTTATGGCAATTTCCTTACCGCTTTTCATGCTTCTTGTTGGATATGGCATATTTAAGAAAAAGATATGA
- a CDS encoding geranylgeranylglycerol-phosphate geranylgeranyltransferase produces MSASVRTYLEIMRYENCLMAGFAAIIGTLIAFNILTSNAPSSYSPGEFPLFSSVLIFLAVFLVAGAGNAINDYFDVRIDSINRPDRPIPSGRMKLKEALYFSYTLFALGTLLAFSINPICGVIALFNSLVLIFYAKTLKGTPLLGNLSIGYLTGSSFLFGASVFGLEGLKALFVLFLLAALAITAREIVKDIEDMEGDKMEGADTLPLRVGAKKASYLAALIGFLAVIFSPLPYHLSMLGLRYLYLVLLADLGFLAAIYQLLARNNPTKSSKMFKIAMFFALIAFIAGV; encoded by the coding sequence ATGTCTGCAAGCGTACGCACATATCTGGAGATTATGAGATACGAAAACTGCCTCATGGCAGGTTTTGCAGCTATAATCGGAACACTGATAGCTTTTAATATCCTGACATCTAATGCCCCCAGTTCTTATAGTCCTGGAGAATTCCCTTTATTTTCTTCAGTCCTTATATTCCTAGCTGTATTTTTGGTTGCAGGCGCAGGAAATGCCATTAACGACTATTTTGATGTCAGGATAGACTCAATAAACCGCCCTGATAGGCCTATTCCATCAGGCAGAATGAAGTTAAAAGAAGCCCTTTATTTCTCTTACACACTGTTTGCCCTTGGAACACTTCTGGCTTTTTCAATCAACCCAATTTGCGGGGTTATTGCCTTATTTAATTCACTAGTGTTAATTTTCTACGCAAAAACCCTCAAAGGCACTCCTCTTTTGGGAAACCTAAGCATAGGCTACCTTACCGGCTCAAGTTTTTTATTTGGAGCATCGGTTTTTGGACTTGAAGGACTCAAAGCCCTTTTTGTGCTTTTCCTGCTTGCAGCTCTTGCGATTACTGCCAGGGAAATTGTAAAGGACATTGAAGATATGGAAGGCGATAAAATGGAAGGGGCAGATACCCTACCTCTTCGGGTCGGGGCAAAAAAAGCAAGTTACCTTGCAGCACTCATAGGTTTTCTGGCCGTCATTTTTAGCCCTCTTCCTTACCATCTATCGATGCTTGGCCTGCGTTATCTTTATCTTGTACTTCTGGCAGACCTTGGGTTTCTTGCAGCGATCTACCAGCTTCTTGCTCGCAACAATCCTACGAAATCTTCTAAAATGTTCAAGATCGCAATGTTCTTTGCGCTCATTGCTTTTATTGCCGGGGTATAA
- a CDS encoding methionine adenosyltransferase — translation MRNIVIDELKASEVYRQRVEVVERKGLGHPDYICDAIMEQISVKLSQKYLETFGSILHYNIDKGMLVAGKVEGRLGGGRVVSPMRLIIGDRATFEAQGIEIDVPALAVNTAQQWLRDNIRFVDPENLIYQIELKRGSAELTDIFRRGEKILGANDTSAAVGYAPLSPTEKLVFECERYLNSRKFKKEYPESGEDVKVMGLRHREDMHLTVAMPLVDRFVESEEAYFKKKIELHNRIEEFTAGFAEKARSEFEGCMCLKPTVSLNTLDIPGRGLQGIYTTVTGTSAEDADGGQVGRGNRVNGIIPLNRPVSSEAAAGKNPVSHTGKVYNLLSHRIAARIYSEVPDISEVYVWLLSEIGTPIDQPQIATAQLIMKKGSASEVEKEVAEVMEKELENIQAFSMELVAGKCPVC, via the coding sequence TTGAGAAATATAGTCATAGATGAACTAAAAGCATCTGAAGTTTACCGCCAGAGAGTTGAGGTTGTAGAAAGAAAAGGGTTGGGGCATCCGGACTATATCTGTGATGCCATAATGGAACAAATTTCAGTAAAGCTGAGCCAGAAGTACCTTGAGACTTTCGGGAGTATCCTGCACTATAATATAGACAAAGGCATGCTTGTTGCGGGGAAAGTGGAGGGAAGACTGGGAGGAGGCAGAGTTGTAAGCCCTATGAGACTTATCATCGGGGACAGGGCTACTTTTGAAGCGCAGGGGATAGAAATCGATGTTCCTGCGCTTGCGGTCAATACGGCGCAGCAATGGCTCCGGGATAATATCCGCTTTGTGGACCCTGAAAATCTAATATACCAGATCGAGCTAAAAAGAGGTTCTGCAGAACTTACGGATATTTTTAGAAGGGGAGAAAAGATCCTCGGGGCAAACGACACTTCTGCAGCAGTTGGATATGCCCCTCTCAGCCCCACTGAGAAGCTTGTTTTCGAATGCGAACGATACCTGAACTCCAGAAAGTTCAAAAAAGAATATCCGGAATCAGGAGAGGACGTAAAAGTTATGGGGCTCAGGCATAGGGAAGATATGCACCTGACCGTTGCAATGCCGCTTGTTGATAGGTTTGTCGAGTCAGAAGAAGCATACTTTAAAAAGAAAATCGAGTTGCACAACCGAATAGAGGAATTTACTGCCGGGTTTGCAGAAAAAGCAAGGTCTGAATTTGAGGGCTGCATGTGTCTGAAACCGACAGTTTCTCTTAATACTCTGGACATTCCGGGCAGGGGGCTGCAGGGGATTTATACCACGGTAACCGGTACTTCTGCGGAAGATGCAGATGGCGGGCAGGTCGGGCGTGGAAACCGCGTAAACGGAATAATCCCGCTAAATCGTCCTGTTAGCAGTGAAGCTGCCGCAGGTAAAAATCCTGTAAGCCATACAGGAAAGGTTTACAACCTTCTTTCCCACAGGATTGCAGCGCGGATCTATAGTGAGGTGCCTGATATCTCCGAAGTTTATGTCTGGCTTTTGAGTGAAATCGGAACTCCAATCGACCAGCCTCAGATTGCAACTGCCCAGCTCATAATGAAGAAAGGGTCTGCAAGTGAAGTAGAAAAAGAAGTGGCTGAGGTAATGGAAAAAGAACTTGAGAATATACAGGCCTTCTCCATGGAACTTGTTGCAGGAAAATGTCCTGTATGCTGA
- a CDS encoding RNA ligase partner protein, which produces MLKQRFVLDTTALTDLQTREVMGYASLCEGMKAILDLIADARLHFGISCYVPYPSVYKEMYEFASRNGCDREVVAKIDTWLVKKSPDRYRVSVTSQIFHEYVAYMRERINRGMGVAEDAIWEAATECLFMENPQNKKKEYKEEVEREVIGGIIGKFRNKYRAALRYGILDSAPDIDVLILAKELDAAVIASDYGIEKWAEQLGVRFVPANVFPMMIQEYLKHLPENENEPEYENRDKSKEGSSGEIEFI; this is translated from the coding sequence ATGCTTAAGCAGAGATTTGTGCTGGATACTACAGCATTAACGGACCTGCAGACGCGTGAGGTTATGGGCTATGCTTCTCTTTGCGAGGGAATGAAAGCGATTCTTGACCTGATAGCCGATGCTCGTCTGCATTTCGGGATAAGTTGCTACGTGCCCTATCCGTCAGTATATAAAGAGATGTACGAATTTGCAAGCCGCAACGGCTGTGACAGGGAGGTCGTGGCTAAAATAGATACCTGGCTTGTAAAAAAATCTCCTGACCGGTATAGAGTTAGCGTAACTTCTCAGATATTTCATGAATACGTTGCCTATATGCGGGAAAGAATTAACCGGGGAATGGGAGTAGCTGAGGACGCGATATGGGAGGCAGCTACTGAATGCCTCTTTATGGAAAATCCGCAAAACAAGAAAAAAGAGTATAAGGAAGAGGTTGAGAGGGAAGTAATTGGAGGGATCATTGGCAAATTCCGAAACAAATATCGAGCCGCCCTGAGATATGGGATTCTTGATAGTGCTCCTGATATTGATGTTCTCATTCTTGCCAAGGAGCTTGATGCCGCAGTAATTGCAAGCGATTACGGGATTGAAAAGTGGGCCGAACAGCTTGGAGTTCGCTTTGTACCTGCAAATGTTTTTCCCATGATGATACAGGAATACCTGAAGCATCTTCCGGAAAACGAAAATGAGCCAGAGTACGAAAACCGAGACAAAAGCAAAGAGGGATCTTCGGGAGAAATAGAATTTATCTAA
- a CDS encoding co-chaperone YbbN, which yields MNGSNVIEIQDTTWGEVVESSKKPVIVMFYSPTCPYCKAMEPYFMNYAREYKNSAIFARVNIETSPWTTERYGVQGTPTFKFFCHGRPVWEQVGQIYPSILKTAVEDMIHYGEECIRKSTPVGQDITGYT from the coding sequence TTGAACGGAAGCAATGTGATCGAAATCCAAGATACGACATGGGGAGAAGTGGTAGAAAGCTCCAAAAAGCCGGTTATTGTAATGTTCTATAGCCCTACCTGCCCTTATTGCAAAGCTATGGAACCTTATTTTATGAACTATGCAAGGGAATACAAAAACTCAGCAATTTTTGCCCGCGTGAACATTGAAACAAGTCCCTGGACTACTGAAAGGTACGGAGTTCAGGGCACACCTACGTTTAAGTTTTTCTGTCACGGAAGGCCTGTATGGGAACAGGTAGGCCAGATTTATCCTTCCATCCTGAAAACCGCAGTTGAAGATATGATTCATTACGGAGAAGAGTGTATAAGAAAAAGCACACCAGTTGGTCAGGATATTACAGGATACACTTGA
- a CDS encoding ABC transporter permease produces MPIYDISYTSLIFCFFLLAIPIFISWKIRLELEKSTLEAVFRMSIQLFLAGIFLNFIFNLNNGLLNLAWVGIMIFFASYTAIKSVDLNVKKLFVPIILAIAFSSLAVLLYFNKFVINLENLLDARYLIPIAGMFLGNSLRGNVVGIGDFYSDIKRNENRYLYSLSLGAGMYEAVLPYLRKSLRAAVKPTLANIASVGIVTLPGMMTGQILGGASPLVAIKYQITIMIAQYVSTLLGTTLSILTSFRTAFDEYGLVNKKLYEKNL; encoded by the coding sequence ATGCCGATTTATGACATTAGCTATACCTCGTTAATTTTCTGTTTTTTCTTACTTGCAATTCCTATTTTCATAAGCTGGAAAATTCGGCTTGAACTCGAAAAAAGTACTCTGGAAGCTGTCTTCAGGATGTCAATCCAGCTATTTTTAGCAGGCATTTTTCTGAACTTTATTTTTAATCTGAATAACGGACTTTTAAATCTGGCCTGGGTAGGAATAATGATCTTCTTTGCGTCCTATACGGCAATAAAAAGTGTGGATCTTAATGTAAAAAAACTCTTTGTGCCCATCATTTTAGCCATTGCCTTTTCAAGCCTGGCAGTTCTATTATATTTCAATAAATTCGTTATTAATCTGGAAAATCTCCTTGACGCACGTTATCTGATCCCTATAGCAGGCATGTTTCTTGGAAATTCTCTTCGAGGAAATGTGGTAGGGATAGGTGACTTTTATAGCGATATCAAGCGAAACGAGAACCGCTATCTTTACAGCTTATCTCTTGGTGCAGGCATGTATGAGGCTGTTCTACCATACCTGCGAAAAAGTTTAAGGGCTGCAGTAAAACCCACTTTAGCAAATATCGCATCCGTGGGGATCGTCACTTTGCCAGGAATGATGACAGGACAGATCCTTGGGGGAGCAAGTCCTCTAGTTGCCATTAAGTATCAGATTACCATCATGATAGCACAATATGTTTCAACCCTGCTTGGAACAACTCTTAGCATTCTCACAAGCTTCAGGACAGCTTTTGATGAATATGGACTTGTAAATAAGAAGTTATACGAGAAAAATCTCTGA
- a CDS encoding gamma carbonic anhydrase family protein has product MIMNFKGKSPKISETAFIADSADVIGDIEIWDFSSVWFNAVLRGDRNKIKIGSRTSIQDNVVIHADPENGVQIGNDVTVGHGAVLHGCRIENNVLIGMNSTVLNGAEIGKNSIVGANALISEGKKFPENSLIIGVPGKVKREIKKFEIEAIAENAAEYVEFVKEYREEVKKIQKK; this is encoded by the coding sequence ATGATAATGAACTTTAAAGGCAAAAGCCCGAAGATATCGGAAACGGCTTTTATTGCAGATTCTGCAGATGTTATAGGGGATATTGAAATATGGGATTTTTCAAGTGTGTGGTTTAATGCCGTGCTTCGCGGAGACAGGAATAAAATAAAAATCGGAAGCCGAACAAGTATCCAGGATAATGTGGTAATTCATGCTGATCCTGAGAATGGAGTTCAGATAGGGAATGATGTAACTGTAGGACACGGAGCTGTGCTTCACGGATGTAGAATCGAAAACAATGTACTTATAGGAATGAACTCTACAGTATTGAACGGGGCTGAGATAGGAAAAAATTCTATTGTGGGTGCAAATGCGCTGATTTCTGAAGGGAAGAAATTTCCAGAGAACAGTTTGATAATTGGAGTTCCGGGGAAGGTAAAAAGGGAAATTAAGAAATTCGAGATTGAAGCTATAGCAGAAAACGCTGCAGAATATGTGGAGTTTGTCAAAGAGTACAGGGAAGAAGTAAAAAAGATACAAAAGAAGTAA
- the hypE gene encoding hydrogenase expression/formation protein HypE: protein MKSNTISLEHGAGGEVMQALIGEIILKNFHNKSAGSIGLECLDDGSTVRLEDFNNGCELVMTTDSHVITPAFFPNTNIGRLAVAGTVNDLTVMGAKPLALTCAVIVPEGFPLKEFEEIIKTMDKTAAEVGVPIITGDTKTMEKTALDSIILNTAGLGITDSPVRDSGLQPGDKILVTGTIGDHGISLMAHREGFDFDTDLASDSAPLWKLIEPLLKLRTPEGKPVITAMKDPTRGGLANALNEMAEKSGAGILIEEDWIPFKPAVSAACEMLGLDPLEVANEGKAIIGVKPGFEEEVLSILRQHPYGRDAAVIGEVTPDKKEVVLRNRFGGMRFVDVPAGDPIPRVC from the coding sequence ATGAAATCAAATACCATTTCTCTTGAGCACGGTGCAGGCGGAGAAGTTATGCAGGCACTTATAGGAGAAATAATTCTTAAAAACTTTCACAATAAAAGTGCAGGCTCAATTGGACTTGAATGTCTTGATGATGGGTCCACGGTCAGGCTTGAAGACTTCAACAATGGATGCGAACTCGTAATGACTACTGACAGTCATGTGATTACACCTGCCTTTTTCCCGAATACCAATATAGGAAGGCTTGCAGTTGCAGGCACTGTCAATGACCTTACGGTTATGGGAGCAAAGCCCCTTGCCCTTACCTGTGCAGTCATAGTCCCTGAAGGTTTTCCACTCAAGGAATTTGAGGAAATTATTAAAACAATGGACAAAACAGCTGCGGAAGTTGGTGTACCCATAATAACGGGCGATACTAAAACCATGGAGAAAACTGCGCTTGATTCGATTATCCTGAACACTGCAGGCCTGGGGATTACGGATAGCCCTGTAAGAGACTCAGGACTTCAGCCCGGAGACAAAATTCTGGTCACAGGCACTATTGGCGACCACGGAATCTCGCTTATGGCTCACAGGGAAGGTTTTGACTTTGATACCGACCTTGCCTCGGACTCAGCCCCACTCTGGAAACTCATAGAACCCCTCCTGAAACTCAGAACTCCGGAGGGCAAACCCGTAATTACGGCAATGAAAGACCCGACCCGCGGAGGTCTTGCAAACGCCCTGAACGAGATGGCAGAAAAATCCGGAGCAGGCATTCTTATCGAAGAAGACTGGATTCCTTTCAAACCAGCTGTTTCCGCAGCCTGTGAGATGCTGGGTCTGGATCCCCTTGAGGTTGCAAATGAAGGAAAAGCAATTATTGGAGTCAAACCCGGCTTTGAAGAAGAAGTGCTTTCAATCCTGAGGCAACACCCTTACGGCAGGGACGCAGCTGTTATAGGAGAAGTTACTCCAGATAAGAAAGAAGTGGTCCTGAGAAACCGTTTCGGTGGCATGCGTTTTGTAGATGTACCTGCCGGAGACCCGATTCCCAGAGTATGCTAA
- the hypB gene encoding hydrogenase nickel incorporation protein HypB, whose protein sequence is MHVIDMGHDVYKANDKVAEKNKKKLDKYQVFSVNVMGAIGSGKTTLIEEAIRQLKDKYKIAVIAGDVVAEMDSSRFRKLDVPTIPINTGKECHLDAKLVEKALDEIDLSNTDLLIIENVGNLICPVDFKLGEHLRVVIVSVTEGDDIILKHPMIFKTSDLAVINKVDIAHAVDVDAEKMRDDILSLKPNVPVILTSKHDWESLETWISFIELGVKEAQNR, encoded by the coding sequence ATGCATGTAATCGATATGGGACATGATGTCTACAAAGCAAATGATAAAGTTGCTGAAAAAAACAAAAAGAAACTTGACAAATATCAGGTTTTCTCGGTAAATGTTATGGGTGCAATTGGATCAGGAAAGACCACTCTGATTGAAGAAGCTATCAGGCAACTTAAGGATAAGTATAAGATAGCTGTGATCGCAGGGGATGTAGTCGCAGAAATGGATTCTTCCCGTTTCAGAAAACTCGATGTACCTACTATTCCCATAAATACCGGAAAAGAGTGCCACCTTGATGCAAAACTGGTGGAAAAAGCTCTGGATGAAATCGATCTTAGTAATACGGATCTTCTGATAATTGAGAACGTAGGCAACCTTATCTGCCCTGTGGACTTCAAACTAGGGGAACACCTGAGGGTCGTAATCGTGAGCGTGACCGAGGGAGATGACATTATTCTCAAGCACCCCATGATATTCAAGACTTCAGATCTTGCAGTAATAAATAAAGTTGACATTGCACACGCGGTTGATGTCGATGCCGAAAAAATGCGAGACGACATTCTTTCCTTAAAACCGAATGTGCCGGTTATCCTGACTTCAAAGCATGACTGGGAAAGCCTGGAAACCTGGATTAGCTTTATCGAGCTTGGAGTTAAAGAAGCTCAAAATAGATGA
- the hypA gene encoding hydrogenase maturation nickel metallochaperone HypA, which translates to MHELSIACEIFEQVMSTAKEHGATEVKHVTLQMGRLSHTNPEQLSFCFNVLADESIAKDADLIVEMIPPSLECECGYKGAVDEKKIRENCEFESELLAYAAVMECPVCGKPAQLTGGRELIIKSIEIETENQD; encoded by the coding sequence TTGCATGAATTGTCCATTGCATGTGAAATTTTCGAGCAGGTAATGTCTACTGCCAAAGAGCACGGAGCCACGGAAGTTAAGCACGTAACCCTTCAGATGGGAAGACTATCCCATACTAATCCGGAACAACTTAGTTTCTGTTTTAACGTCCTTGCAGATGAAAGTATTGCCAAAGATGCAGATCTTATTGTAGAAATGATACCGCCCTCTCTTGAATGCGAATGTGGATACAAGGGAGCAGTAGATGAAAAAAAGATACGCGAGAACTGTGAATTTGAAAGCGAACTTCTGGCTTATGCGGCAGTAATGGAATGCCCGGTCTGCGGAAAACCTGCTCAGCTTACAGGTGGAAGAGAGCTGATAATTAAAAGTATCGAGATCGAAACTGAAAACCAGGATTGA